A part of Pelecanus crispus isolate bPelCri1 chromosome 22, bPelCri1.pri, whole genome shotgun sequence genomic DNA contains:
- the LOC104030128 gene encoding feather keratin B-4, producing MVHSLNPCTDSSASLCGVAVPQPVADSCNEPCVRQCPDSRVVIYPPPVVVTFPGPILSTFPQQSVVGSAGAPEVGTGFGAAQAPGGSHVYGGARWGRGYPVGSCRPC from the coding sequence ATGGTGCACTCTTTAAACCCATGCACTGACAGCAGTGCCTCCCTGTGTGGGGTGGCCGTGCCACAGCCTGTTGCTgacagctgcaacgagccctgtgtTCGGCAGTGTCCTGACTCCAGGGTGGTGATCTATCCTCCGCCGGTGGTTGTGACCTTCCCTGGACCGATCCTCAGCACCTTCCCGCAACAGAGCGTCGTGGGATCTGCAGGAGCCCCTGAAGTTGGAACTGGCTTTGGTGCTGCCCAAGCTCCTGGGGGCTCACATGTTTATGGTGGTGCCAGATGGGGACGGGGATACCCAGTTGGAAGCTGCAGACCATGTTAA